A single window of Selenomonas sputigena DNA harbors:
- a CDS encoding PP2C family protein-serine/threonine phosphatase produces the protein MKIKVGMAKINKYAMQHCGDSFDIIERPYGGLSAVIADGQGNGLAAHHTSSWVVNKAASLIADGARDGAVARAVHDYLYAMKDKKVSCTLTLLSADLESETVVISRNSNCPTIVKTDEYLTIYDDEVSPIGVNRHMKPLVYELPFAPGMIVVSFTDGIAHAGKKYDGASMDMKKILAIIEDNAPEDCDFIAKSILEYALSLDKDKAGDDMTVVVMGIAEAAADAPKIEQLSASYPF, from the coding sequence ATGAAGATAAAAGTGGGCATGGCGAAGATCAACAAGTATGCGATGCAGCATTGCGGTGATAGCTTCGACATCATTGAGCGGCCTTACGGCGGACTTTCCGCCGTCATCGCCGACGGGCAGGGGAACGGGCTGGCGGCGCATCATACGAGCAGCTGGGTCGTGAACAAGGCGGCTTCACTCATCGCTGACGGCGCCCGCGACGGCGCTGTCGCACGCGCCGTGCACGACTACCTCTACGCGATGAAGGACAAGAAGGTGTCGTGCACGCTGACGCTCCTGAGCGCCGATTTGGAATCGGAAACGGTCGTCATCAGCCGCAATTCCAACTGTCCGACGATTGTCAAGACGGACGAGTACCTGACGATCTACGACGACGAGGTCTCGCCGATCGGCGTCAACCGCCACATGAAGCCACTTGTTTATGAACTGCCGTTCGCCCCGGGCATGATCGTCGTCTCTTTCACGGACGGCATCGCGCACGCAGGAAAGAAGTACGACGGCGCGTCGATGGATATGAAGAAGATCCTCGCCATCATCGAGGACAATGCGCCCGAGGACTGCGACTTCATCGCCAAGAGCATCCTGGAATACGCGCTCTCCTTGGACAAGGACAAGGCGGGAGACGATATGACGGTCGTCGTCATGGGCATAGCGGAAGCCGCAGCCGATGCGCCGAAGATCGAGCAGCTTTCCGCTTCGTATCCGTTCTAG
- the secD gene encoding protein translocase subunit SecD, which produces MYQRRWEDLRQDALLKLIAVIAVIVGVFFAFVSPLANSIRQGLDLQGGTHVVLEAVDTPEAQVNDDAMQRVVKIMEKRVNELGLTEPLIQRQGERRIIIELPGIKDPDSAIKTIGKTAMLEFKDEDGNTVMTGTDLKNAQDARNQQNQYVVNLEFSDEGAKKFADLTTKNVGRRIAILLDGEVLTNPNVREPITGGRAEITGQESQEEAHRIAMLLRSGALPVKVNIIETRTVGPTLGQDSKDKSEFAFVIGISAVLVFMILFYRLSGLIADLSLMAYVILLLFLLKMLDATLTLPGVAGIILSIGMAVDANVLIFEHFKEEFRLGKTLRLSMEAGFKRAFTTIFDSNITTIIAALVLFFFGTGTIKGFAITLGLGVVLSMLTAITLTQYMLKLLIASNICKNPAVYGATGLTGGSGVKKDA; this is translated from the coding sequence ATGTATCAGAGGAGATGGGAAGATTTGAGACAGGACGCTTTACTGAAGCTCATCGCGGTCATCGCGGTGATCGTCGGCGTTTTTTTCGCCTTCGTCTCGCCGTTGGCAAATTCCATACGCCAAGGCCTTGACCTGCAGGGCGGCACGCATGTCGTGCTCGAAGCGGTCGATACGCCGGAAGCGCAGGTCAACGACGATGCGATGCAGCGCGTCGTCAAAATCATGGAGAAGCGCGTCAACGAGCTTGGCCTGACCGAGCCGCTGATTCAGCGCCAAGGCGAGCGCCGCATCATCATTGAATTGCCGGGCATCAAGGATCCCGATTCTGCCATTAAGACGATCGGCAAGACGGCGATGCTCGAATTCAAGGACGAGGATGGAAATACCGTCATGACGGGCACGGACCTGAAGAACGCGCAGGACGCCCGCAACCAGCAGAATCAATATGTGGTCAACTTGGAGTTCTCCGACGAGGGCGCGAAGAAGTTCGCCGATCTGACAACGAAGAACGTCGGCCGCCGCATCGCCATCCTGCTCGACGGAGAAGTCTTGACGAACCCGAATGTGCGCGAGCCGATCACGGGCGGCAGGGCTGAGATCACGGGACAGGAGAGTCAGGAAGAGGCGCATCGCATCGCGATGCTTCTGAGAAGCGGCGCACTTCCTGTCAAGGTCAATATCATTGAGACGCGCACGGTCGGGCCGACGCTCGGACAGGACTCGAAGGACAAGAGCGAGTTCGCCTTTGTCATCGGCATTTCCGCCGTCCTCGTGTTCATGATCCTCTTCTATCGCCTTTCTGGTCTCATCGCCGATCTCAGCCTCATGGCCTACGTCATCCTGCTGCTCTTCCTTTTGAAGATGCTCGATGCGACCTTGACGCTGCCAGGCGTCGCGGGCATCATTCTGTCCATCGGCATGGCGGTCGATGCGAACGTGCTGATCTTCGAGCACTTCAAGGAAGAATTCCGCTTGGGCAAGACGCTGCGCCTTTCGATGGAAGCGGGCTTCAAGCGCGCTTTCACGACGATCTTCGATTCAAACATCACGACGATCATCGCGGCGCTCGTGCTGTTCTTCTTCGGCACGGGAACGATCAAGGGCTTTGCCATCACGCTCGGACTCGGCGTCGTGCTCAGCATGCTGACGGCGATCACGCTCACGCAGTACATGCTGAAGCTCCTCATCGCCTCGAATATTTGCAAGAATCCTGCCGTCTACGGTGCGACGGGATTGACTGGCGGAAGCGGGGTGAAGAAAGATGCATAA